The following are from one region of the Gadus chalcogrammus isolate NIFS_2021 chromosome 19, NIFS_Gcha_1.0, whole genome shotgun sequence genome:
- the LOC130372587 gene encoding dnaJ homolog subfamily B member 5-like isoform X2, with protein MVLIWTQFGVKNKNVNCKVRVMHRDDSSSSNSSSRSDQEVPCLSIKPAGKDFYKLLGVPADASEDDIKKAYRRMALKFHPDKNSDPDAEDKFKEIAEAYEILTDPKKRAIYDQYGEEGLKNGNSTSMASHGNAHRSGFQGDARATFSTFFHGSESFDIFFGSDVDSSSSGGGSGSDDDAFNPFSRFVFTQGGGEGGRRGRRRRLQGLAVVHDLLVSLEEVFSGCTKHVKISRSRLNPDGRSLRSEDKVLDVVVKKGWRAGTKITFPREGDETPNNTPADLTFVLRDKKHVQYKRDGSNIVYTAKITLKEALCGCTVNVPTLDNRMMPLPSSDIIKPGSVRRLRGEGLPLPRTPAQRGDLLVEFQVLFPDRIPPQSREIIKHSLAKC; from the exons ATGGTGCTTATCTGGACCCAGTTTGGtgtaaaaaacaagaatgtCAACTGCAAAGTACGAGTTATGCACCGGGATGACAGCTCCAGCTCAAACTCCTCTTC CCGGTCGGACCAAGAGGTGCCCTGTCTGTCCATCAAGCCGGCGGGGAAGGACTTCTATAAGCTCCTGGGCGTGCCGGCCGACGCCAGCGAAGACGACATCAAGAAGGCCTACAGGCGGATGGCGCTGAAGTTCCACCCGGACAAGAACAGCGACCCCGACGCAGAGGACAAGTTCAAGGAGATCGCGGAGGCCTACGAGATCCTCACTGACCCCAAGAAGAGGGCAATCTACGACCAGTATGGGGaggaag GTCTTAAAAATGGAAACAGCACGTCAATGGCGAGCCACGGCAATGCCCACCGCAGCGGTTTCCAGGGCGATGCGCGGGccaccttctccaccttctTCCACGGCTCCGAGAGCTTTGACATCTTCTTCGGCTCCGACgtggacagcagcagcagcggcggcggcagcggcagtGACGATGATGCCTTCAACCCCTTCAGCCGCTTTGTCTTCACCCAGGGGGGCGGCGAGGGGGGCCGCAGAGGCCGGCGCCGCCGCCTTCAGGGCCTTGCCGTGGTCCATGACCTCCTGGTCAGCCTGGAGGAGGTGTTCAGCGGCTGCACCAAGCACGTCAAGATCAGCCGTAGCCGCCTCAACCCCGACGGTCGCAGCCTGCGGTCGGAGGACAAGGTGCTGGACGTGGTGGTGAAGAAAGGTTGGAGGGCGGGCACCAAGATCACCTTCCCCCGCGAGGGTGACGAGACGCCCAACAACACGCCCGCTGACCTCACTTTCGTGCTGCGCGACAAGAAGCACGTGCAGTACAAGCGGGACGGCTCCAACATCGTGTACACGGCTAAGATCACCCTCAAAGAG GCTCTCTGCGGATGCACGGTCAACGTGCCAACGTTGGACAACCGCATGATGCCGCTGCCCAGCAGTGACATCATAAAGCCGGGCTCGGTGCGGCGCCTGCGGGGGGAGGGCCTGCCACTGCCCCGGACCCCCGCGCAGCGGGGCGACCTGCTGGTGGAGTTCCAGGTCCTGTTCCCAGACCGGATCCCACCCCAGTCCCGGGAGATAATCAAACACAGCCTAGCCAAGTGCTAA
- the LOC130372587 gene encoding dnaJ homolog subfamily B member 5-like isoform X1: protein MVLIWTQFGVKNKNVNCKVRVMHRDDSSSSNSSSSGESSRSDQEVPCLSIKPAGKDFYKLLGVPADASEDDIKKAYRRMALKFHPDKNSDPDAEDKFKEIAEAYEILTDPKKRAIYDQYGEEGLKNGNSTSMASHGNAHRSGFQGDARATFSTFFHGSESFDIFFGSDVDSSSSGGGSGSDDDAFNPFSRFVFTQGGGEGGRRGRRRRLQGLAVVHDLLVSLEEVFSGCTKHVKISRSRLNPDGRSLRSEDKVLDVVVKKGWRAGTKITFPREGDETPNNTPADLTFVLRDKKHVQYKRDGSNIVYTAKITLKEALCGCTVNVPTLDNRMMPLPSSDIIKPGSVRRLRGEGLPLPRTPAQRGDLLVEFQVLFPDRIPPQSREIIKHSLAKC, encoded by the exons ATGGTGCTTATCTGGACCCAGTTTGGtgtaaaaaacaagaatgtCAACTGCAAAGTACGAGTTATGCACCGGGATGACAGCTCCAGCTCAAACTCCTCTTCGTCGGGG GAGAGCAGCCGGTCGGACCAAGAGGTGCCCTGTCTGTCCATCAAGCCGGCGGGGAAGGACTTCTATAAGCTCCTGGGCGTGCCGGCCGACGCCAGCGAAGACGACATCAAGAAGGCCTACAGGCGGATGGCGCTGAAGTTCCACCCGGACAAGAACAGCGACCCCGACGCAGAGGACAAGTTCAAGGAGATCGCGGAGGCCTACGAGATCCTCACTGACCCCAAGAAGAGGGCAATCTACGACCAGTATGGGGaggaag GTCTTAAAAATGGAAACAGCACGTCAATGGCGAGCCACGGCAATGCCCACCGCAGCGGTTTCCAGGGCGATGCGCGGGccaccttctccaccttctTCCACGGCTCCGAGAGCTTTGACATCTTCTTCGGCTCCGACgtggacagcagcagcagcggcggcggcagcggcagtGACGATGATGCCTTCAACCCCTTCAGCCGCTTTGTCTTCACCCAGGGGGGCGGCGAGGGGGGCCGCAGAGGCCGGCGCCGCCGCCTTCAGGGCCTTGCCGTGGTCCATGACCTCCTGGTCAGCCTGGAGGAGGTGTTCAGCGGCTGCACCAAGCACGTCAAGATCAGCCGTAGCCGCCTCAACCCCGACGGTCGCAGCCTGCGGTCGGAGGACAAGGTGCTGGACGTGGTGGTGAAGAAAGGTTGGAGGGCGGGCACCAAGATCACCTTCCCCCGCGAGGGTGACGAGACGCCCAACAACACGCCCGCTGACCTCACTTTCGTGCTGCGCGACAAGAAGCACGTGCAGTACAAGCGGGACGGCTCCAACATCGTGTACACGGCTAAGATCACCCTCAAAGAG GCTCTCTGCGGATGCACGGTCAACGTGCCAACGTTGGACAACCGCATGATGCCGCTGCCCAGCAGTGACATCATAAAGCCGGGCTCGGTGCGGCGCCTGCGGGGGGAGGGCCTGCCACTGCCCCGGACCCCCGCGCAGCGGGGCGACCTGCTGGTGGAGTTCCAGGTCCTGTTCCCAGACCGGATCCCACCCCAGTCCCGGGAGATAATCAAACACAGCCTAGCCAAGTGCTAA
- the hwa gene encoding protein huluwa translates to MSTVGVASTNLNDAFPVTTLTILILSLIPCVLILLLLNCLFLAYKLLNISRNKRQTHQQDSEQMLLHSCVSTRHRVARITEEPFFQSQGRRMSTSMSEPTLPGPVTSSRTSSKKNVPGEHGLRFLRPDGATGTGSGSLTAPSTILADSAASGCPSRVHRNVKTLNRNKVDWCRSARLLWQFSDSDVDTRSDHAPPNSPAVVDSQDQPSKVTKSLDLIRHSSNQESLADMNENLRPVLRLFDKMELECEYQLPDTSARRRSSCLSSSMVGPGLDSDFGASAGVSLRIVSADSDDLTNGVMAVALEWDYYDPCYVQQNGVPVQKPGRPSIHSKQYWV, encoded by the exons ATGTCGACAGTGGGTGTTGCATCAACAAACCTAAACGACGCTTTCCCCGTGACCACTCTGACAATCCTTATCCTGTCGCTCATACCCTGTGTGCTCATTCTGCTGCTGCTCAACTGTCTGTTCCTGGCCTACAAACTACTGAACATCTCCAGAAACAAAAGACAGACCCACCAACAGGACTCCGAACAAATGCTGCTCCACTCGTGCGTCTCGACTCGCCACCGGGTGGCTCGGATCACCGAAGAGCCCTTCTTCCAGAGTCAGGGCAGGAGAATGTCCACCTCCATGTCAGAGCCGACTCTGCCTGGACCAGTGACCTCGTCGAGGACCTCATCCAAGAAGAATGTCCCTGGGGAGCACGGCCTACGGTTCTTGAGACCAGATGGGGCCACTGGAACCGGGTCAGGGTCCCTGACGGCGCCCAGCACCATACTGGCGGACTCTGCTGCGTCTGGCTGCCCCTCCAGGGTGCATAGAAACGTGAAAACACTCAACAGGAATAAAGTGGATTGGTGTAGAAGTGCACGTCTCTTGTGGCAGTTCAGCGATTCAGACGTGGACACGAGATCAGACCACGCACCGCCCAACTCTCCTGCAGTAGTAGACTCACAGGACCAACCCTCAAAG GTGACCAAGAGTCTAGATCTCATCAGACACAGCAGCAATCAGGAGTCTTTGGCTGATATGAACGAGAACCTCCGCCCAGTGCTGCGTCTGTTTGACAAGATGGAGCTGGAGTGTGAATACCAGCTCCCCGACACCTCAGCccggaggaggtcctcctgccTGAGTTCATCCATGGTGGGCCCAGGGCTGGACAGCGACTTTGGGGCCAGTGCAG GCGTGTCCCTGCGCATCGTGTCAGCGGACAGTGACGACCTGACCAATGGGGTGATGGCGGTGGCCCTGGAGTGGGACTACTACGACCCCTGCTACGTCCAGCAGAACGGCGTGCCAGTTCAGAAGCCCGGCCGGCCCTCCATACACTCCAAACAGTACTGGGTCTGA